The following proteins are co-located in the Microbulbifer sp. VAAF005 genome:
- a CDS encoding ABC transporter ATP-binding protein — protein sequence MSKPILHMAGITKVFSTEEMETHALRGVDLSIYQGEFVSICGPSGCGKSTLLSILGLLDLPTNGSYQIEGFEVAQLSLSEAATIRNEKIGFIFQSFNLIDELSVYDNIALPLRYRRNPIPKSEADKKVKHCLEKVGMSHRASHKPNQLSGGQQQRIAIARALVGNPSLLLVDEPTGNLDSHNGDAVMEMLRQLNNEGTTLCMVTHDPRYADMASRQLHLLDGKISTPQPILEPHEMAL from the coding sequence ATGTCCAAGCCAATCCTCCATATGGCCGGGATCACCAAGGTGTTCAGCACCGAAGAAATGGAAACTCACGCCCTGCGGGGCGTTGACCTGAGTATTTACCAGGGGGAATTTGTATCTATCTGCGGCCCCTCGGGTTGCGGTAAATCCACACTTCTCTCGATTCTCGGCCTGCTGGACCTCCCCACCAATGGCAGCTATCAGATTGAAGGGTTTGAAGTCGCTCAATTGTCGCTGAGTGAGGCGGCGACTATTCGCAACGAGAAAATAGGCTTTATCTTCCAATCCTTTAACCTGATTGACGAACTCTCAGTCTACGACAATATCGCCCTACCCCTGCGATACCGCCGCAATCCTATTCCCAAGTCTGAAGCCGACAAAAAAGTGAAACACTGCCTGGAGAAGGTGGGGATGAGTCACCGGGCCTCTCACAAACCTAACCAGTTATCCGGTGGCCAACAGCAGCGAATCGCCATAGCCCGCGCGCTAGTTGGCAATCCATCCCTGCTACTGGTGGACGAGCCCACCGGCAACCTGGATTCCCACAATGGCGATGCAGTAATGGAAATGCTGCGGCAACTCAATAATGAAGGTACCACCTTATGCATGGTGACCCATGACCCTCGCTATGCAGATATGGCCAGCCGTCAATTGCATCTGCTGGATGGAAAAATCTCAACGCCGCAGCCCATACTAGAGCCCCATGAGATGGCCCTATGA
- a CDS encoding HlyD family efflux transporter periplasmic adaptor subunit — MDIIKTKKRPLIKHPLMLGGAALALVAFTSTLLLLPDSAYKVEREQLMLGTVQRGDLQVVVDGYGRLRSDKQTLITALTAANVEKIMLRPGAEVQSDSIIMQLSNPELMRDLDAAETSLEQEEANLRRLVLNNQRDVLAEEAILAELNSNYQVIKLRREAEDELVKSGVVSQLTYQTTVLRQEQMKKRVDLQKQRINHLRKVAVESELIQREQINQAQTQLQSIQQRTDRLTVRAGLDGILQRLPVELGQGVDPGQELALIGSETDLLALVQVPQSKAEQLEVGQPAEIDTRREKVEGMVTRITPEVRDGNIEVEIAFSAGAPESARPQLNVDARIFTATMEDTLFIERPINVQRHSEANLFLINENGEEAALQPISFGEESGRYIQITQGLNEADRIILSDMANFNEAEHIQIVD; from the coding sequence ATGGATATAATTAAAACCAAGAAACGCCCCCTGATTAAGCACCCTTTAATGCTGGGTGGTGCTGCTCTTGCTTTAGTGGCATTTACCAGCACTCTCCTCTTACTTCCTGATAGCGCCTACAAAGTTGAGCGGGAACAACTGATGCTAGGCACCGTCCAACGGGGAGACCTGCAAGTTGTGGTAGATGGTTATGGTAGGCTGCGTTCAGACAAGCAGACGTTAATTACCGCTCTAACCGCAGCGAATGTTGAAAAAATCATGTTGCGTCCTGGTGCAGAAGTACAAAGTGATAGCATCATTATGCAGCTGAGTAATCCAGAGTTAATGCGCGACCTGGATGCAGCCGAAACCTCCCTGGAACAAGAGGAAGCTAATCTGCGTCGGCTTGTTCTGAACAACCAGCGCGATGTTCTCGCGGAGGAAGCCATACTCGCGGAACTGAACTCCAATTACCAAGTGATCAAGTTGCGTCGCGAAGCTGAGGACGAGCTGGTAAAAAGTGGAGTGGTTTCCCAGCTCACCTACCAAACCACCGTCTTACGCCAGGAACAGATGAAAAAACGTGTGGACCTGCAAAAACAGCGTATCAATCACTTGCGCAAAGTCGCCGTCGAATCAGAGTTGATCCAGCGCGAGCAAATCAACCAAGCCCAAACCCAATTGCAAAGTATCCAGCAACGTACAGACCGACTGACAGTACGCGCCGGCCTGGACGGCATACTGCAACGACTACCGGTAGAGCTGGGGCAAGGCGTCGATCCCGGGCAGGAGCTGGCACTGATCGGCAGCGAGACTGATCTTCTCGCTTTGGTTCAAGTACCACAATCCAAAGCAGAACAACTGGAGGTTGGCCAGCCCGCTGAAATTGATACCCGCAGAGAAAAAGTCGAAGGTATGGTAACCCGTATTACTCCTGAGGTTCGGGACGGCAATATTGAAGTGGAAATTGCTTTTAGCGCGGGCGCGCCAGAGTCTGCCAGGCCACAGCTCAACGTCGATGCCCGGATCTTCACTGCCACGATGGAAGATACGCTGTTCATCGAGAGGCCTATCAATGTGCAGAGACACAGTGAGGCCAATCTCTTCCTGATTAATGAAAACGGGGAGGAAGCGGCACTCCAGCCCATCAGCTTCGGCGAGGAGTCAGGTCGATATATCCAGATCACCCAAGGCCTCAATGAAGCAGACCGCATCATCCTCTCGGATATGGCCAATTTTAATGAAGCTGAGCATATCCAGATTGTTGACTAA
- a CDS encoding porin, with amino-acid sequence MKRYGLHLVLACLYFSSPSIADIAETKGGLKITSDDGNFYGELGGIIFFDGYIFDKDDSFYSELDEDYFVFRDIDEPVNTTDFRAVRLIMRGKLWKWEYKLERDFSIAGTSGLLDVYMNTEVFNGKFITGNYKPSRSLGELIGQNDILMMERPFASDGIYFGRVRQQGLGWHTYWCCHTFGIDVFNLRNPGNPRNSGIGTAARFTWAPINDQISTLHLGASVSYENPNRFTLPRTAFVEYSGRRGLGQLIALSPGGDDLFFGEFGDDEFYLGSPEGNVHFTGLELAGTYGPFYFQSEYAFGKFTGDYFLSELTFEEFFGAPPDFFCDPFFGCFIGDQDVRTWYITGSWAVTGERKPYNEKRGTFKSIKPIPPAGALELTARYQSIENRDIPDMKASNFVFGFNYYFNPRVRLMLNITLGNNRFLSDDTNQFAVRIHGFW; translated from the coding sequence ATGAAACGCTATGGCCTGCACCTTGTTTTGGCCTGCTTGTACTTCTCCAGCCCCTCTATCGCGGATATAGCCGAAACAAAAGGGGGATTAAAAATCACCTCTGATGATGGCAATTTCTATGGTGAACTCGGCGGAATTATCTTCTTTGATGGATATATTTTTGACAAAGATGACTCTTTTTACTCTGAATTAGACGAGGATTATTTTGTTTTTCGAGATATAGACGAGCCTGTAAACACCACTGACTTTCGCGCTGTACGCTTGATAATGAGAGGAAAACTATGGAAGTGGGAATACAAACTGGAACGTGATTTCTCCATTGCCGGCACTAGCGGACTTTTAGATGTTTATATGAATACTGAAGTCTTTAATGGAAAATTCATCACAGGGAATTATAAGCCAAGTAGATCTCTTGGTGAGCTAATCGGACAAAATGACATCCTGATGATGGAGCGCCCCTTTGCTTCAGACGGCATTTACTTTGGCCGCGTCAGGCAACAGGGGCTTGGTTGGCATACTTATTGGTGTTGCCATACATTCGGCATTGATGTGTTTAATCTGCGCAATCCAGGCAACCCACGGAACTCAGGTATCGGTACTGCAGCAAGGTTCACATGGGCCCCGATCAATGATCAGATAAGCACCCTTCACCTGGGTGCATCAGTGAGCTACGAAAACCCCAATAGATTCACCCTTCCACGCACAGCCTTTGTTGAATATTCTGGACGCCGTGGCCTTGGTCAGCTAATTGCACTAAGCCCTGGCGGAGATGACCTTTTCTTTGGGGAATTTGGTGACGACGAATTTTACCTTGGCAGCCCTGAAGGTAACGTCCACTTCACTGGGCTAGAATTAGCTGGCACCTATGGGCCATTTTATTTTCAGTCAGAATATGCTTTTGGAAAATTTACCGGGGATTATTTTCTCTCCGAGCTAACCTTCGAAGAATTTTTTGGAGCTCCACCAGACTTTTTCTGCGACCCTTTCTTCGGGTGCTTCATAGGCGATCAGGACGTTCGCACTTGGTATATTACTGGCAGCTGGGCTGTTACCGGAGAACGAAAGCCCTACAATGAAAAAAGAGGCACTTTTAAGTCTATAAAGCCTATCCCTCCGGCAGGTGCTCTTGAGTTAACCGCTCGATATCAGTCTATAGAAAATAGGGATATCCCAGACATGAAGGCTAGCAATTTCGTATTTGGATTTAATTATTATTTCAATCCCAGAGTGCGTTTAATGTTAAATATAACTTTAGGGAACAATAGATTTCTAAGTGACGACACAAATCAATTCGCTGTTCGTATTCATGGATTTTGGTAA
- a CDS encoding putative zinc-binding protein: MTSKSGYRELPLVYACSGCSSAAQLANTLAVKLDRNAQAEMSCVAGVGGDVDALVKTAKSGRKKIVLDGCPLHCAINCLRRQGLNPKYTSTFPRRGSEKMHADPCEEEIERIWNSVVIPQLSMMTEP; this comes from the coding sequence GTGACTAGTAAATCAGGTTACCGGGAGTTGCCTTTGGTCTATGCATGCTCCGGGTGTTCCAGTGCCGCACAGTTAGCAAATACTTTAGCTGTGAAGCTAGACCGGAATGCGCAGGCAGAGATGTCCTGTGTGGCTGGGGTCGGAGGAGATGTAGATGCATTGGTTAAAACTGCAAAATCAGGGCGTAAGAAAATTGTCCTGGATGGCTGTCCTTTGCACTGTGCCATCAACTGCTTAAGGCGCCAGGGGTTGAACCCGAAGTACACATCGACCTTTCCAAGGAGGGGGTCCGAAAAAATGCATGCGGACCCGTGTGAAGAGGAAATAGAGCGTATCTGGAATTCCGTGGTGATTCCCCAGCTGTCTATGATGACAGAACCGTGA
- a CDS encoding SCP2 sterol-binding domain-containing protein, whose amino-acid sequence MLAIRKSISHMGYRLSCRVMPLLPSWPGEIAFIKLLNTRLSEELNDGLFDFLDGQVLEVTVRDMGVCLRVSKRDTLFVRAPAHAVADSTISADIADFLAIASGREDPDTLFSNVGYASVDRPKLA is encoded by the coding sequence ATGCTGGCGATTAGAAAATCAATTTCACATATGGGCTATCGACTCAGCTGCAGAGTAATGCCGTTGTTACCCAGCTGGCCGGGTGAGATCGCATTTATCAAATTGCTAAATACGAGGCTTTCAGAGGAGTTAAACGATGGACTCTTCGACTTTCTCGATGGTCAGGTGCTGGAAGTTACCGTTAGGGATATGGGAGTTTGTCTTAGGGTAAGTAAGCGCGACACACTCTTTGTACGCGCGCCAGCTCACGCCGTGGCTGACTCTACTATCTCAGCTGATATTGCCGATTTTCTGGCAATTGCCAGCGGTCGTGAGGACCCGGATACGCTTTTTTCCAACGTAGGCTATGCCTCGGTGGACAGACCGAAATTGGCCTGA
- a CDS encoding peptidase U32 family protein has protein sequence MELVCPAGSLPALEAAVDNGADAVYIGFSDETNARNFGGLNFNDKSALRALERIRSRGRKLYVAINTYAKPDTFSRWQAAVDRAAGLSADAVILADIGLMEYAQKKYPHLALHLSVQASATSGPALEFYRQQFGVRRAVLPRVLSLKQVEQLAVASPVELEVFGFGSLCIMAEGRCHLSSYVTGESPNKNGVCSPAKAVEWRNVANGLETRLNGVLIDRFTEGENAGYPTLCKGRFIVDEKRQHALEEPTSLNSMALLPELRLAGIKAIKLEGRQRSPAYVSQIVRTWREAIDAVLQLGDDFSVRDRWRDTLAKNSEGKQTTLGAYDRPWQ, from the coding sequence ATGGAACTTGTATGCCCGGCCGGGAGCCTGCCAGCACTGGAGGCCGCAGTCGATAATGGTGCAGATGCGGTTTATATCGGTTTTAGCGATGAAACCAATGCACGGAACTTTGGCGGACTAAATTTTAACGACAAGAGTGCGTTGCGTGCCTTGGAGCGAATTCGCAGCCGAGGTAGAAAGTTATATGTGGCTATTAATACCTACGCAAAGCCAGATACTTTTTCGCGCTGGCAGGCAGCGGTAGATAGGGCGGCAGGGCTCAGTGCTGATGCCGTGATTTTGGCAGATATCGGTCTTATGGAATATGCGCAGAAAAAGTATCCGCATTTGGCTCTCCATCTATCGGTGCAGGCATCTGCTACCAGTGGACCCGCATTGGAATTCTACCGGCAGCAATTTGGTGTCCGCCGTGCGGTTCTACCCCGGGTACTGTCACTTAAACAAGTAGAGCAGTTGGCAGTTGCCAGCCCAGTGGAGTTGGAAGTTTTTGGTTTCGGTAGCCTTTGTATTATGGCTGAGGGGCGCTGTCATCTAAGTTCCTACGTAACTGGAGAGTCGCCTAATAAGAACGGCGTTTGTTCGCCGGCCAAGGCGGTGGAATGGAGGAATGTAGCGAACGGACTGGAAACCAGGCTGAATGGAGTGCTGATCGACCGGTTTACCGAGGGTGAAAATGCTGGCTACCCAACCTTGTGTAAGGGCCGGTTTATCGTTGACGAAAAGCGTCAGCACGCGCTTGAGGAGCCGACAAGCTTGAATAGTATGGCTCTGCTGCCGGAGCTGAGGTTGGCGGGTATAAAGGCTATTAAGCTAGAAGGCAGACAGCGGAGTCCTGCCTATGTATCGCAAATAGTGCGCACTTGGCGTGAGGCGATTGATGCGGTGTTACAGCTTGGTGATGATTTCTCTGTGAGGGATCGCTGGCGGGATACATTGGCAAAAAATTCTGAAGGCAAGCAAACGACTCTGGGCGCTTATGATCGCCCCTGGCAGTAG
- a CDS encoding U32 family peptidase: MRLALGPAQYYWRRTDINFFYEEILSAPLDIIYLGEVVCGKRHELRAADWLDLARMLAEASDKQIVLSTLTLLESNADLNWVRKICDNGQWLVEANDMSAVQLLSEARLPFTCGPAVNIYNHKVVERLMSIGMMRWTVPVEMGAQQLRAVLEVCTNKPEIELFAHGHMPLAYSARCFTARHHGLAKDNCDYRCMEYPNGLPLASQEGEDLFVINGIQTLSGEVVNLLPHYPQLCEMDIDILRLSPQWQRTLQVIEAFDRARHGELLPQLLPPGVDGYWCDRPGLELIARSGNDAIM, from the coding sequence ATGCGGCTAGCTCTGGGACCTGCGCAATATTATTGGCGGCGTACCGATATTAATTTTTTCTATGAAGAAATTCTTTCGGCACCGCTGGATATTATTTATTTGGGAGAAGTGGTGTGTGGTAAGAGACATGAGTTGCGAGCGGCGGACTGGTTGGATCTGGCCCGGATGTTGGCGGAGGCTTCGGACAAGCAAATAGTCCTGTCTACACTGACGTTGCTGGAATCCAATGCGGATCTCAACTGGGTACGGAAAATCTGTGACAATGGTCAGTGGTTGGTTGAAGCTAACGATATGTCGGCAGTACAGCTTTTATCGGAAGCCCGGCTGCCGTTTACCTGTGGTCCTGCCGTCAATATTTATAATCACAAAGTCGTGGAGCGCCTAATGTCAATAGGCATGATGCGCTGGACGGTGCCGGTAGAAATGGGGGCGCAGCAATTGAGAGCGGTGCTTGAAGTCTGCACCAATAAACCAGAAATTGAGCTGTTTGCCCATGGCCATATGCCACTGGCTTATTCGGCGCGCTGCTTTACTGCCCGCCACCACGGGCTGGCAAAAGATAATTGCGATTACCGTTGCATGGAGTATCCCAATGGGTTGCCCTTGGCATCTCAGGAGGGAGAAGATTTATTCGTGATAAATGGGATTCAGACGCTATCCGGGGAAGTAGTCAATTTACTGCCACACTACCCACAACTATGTGAAATGGATATTGATATTCTGCGCCTGTCTCCACAATGGCAACGAACGCTCCAGGTTATTGAAGCTTTCGATCGTGCCCGGCACGGTGAATTGCTCCCACAACTCTTGCCGCCGGGGGTGGATGGCTACTGGTGTGACCGCCCCGGACTTGAGCTGATTGCCCGCAGTGGTAATGATGCGATTATGTAA
- a CDS encoding MFS transporter → MASLPAASRPDQVQALSLSTIAFTACFAVWTIFSIIGIAIKEELGISESEFGLLIATPVLTGSVTRLILGIWTERYGGRLVFTLQMLLTALSTWLLTFASTYPMYLLTALGIGLAGGSFIIGVTYVASWFEPERQGTALGIFGAGNVGAAVTKFVAPFILVAFGWHMVAYIWAAALALMAVTFFVFAKDEPQWVAQKKSGKPVPSFAEQFKPLEDIRVWRFSLYYFFVFGGFVALALWTPNYLIEVYEVDVRTAGICAAAFSLSASLFRAYGGHLSDRHGARTIMYWTFGFSLLLLLMLSYPPTQYIITTKNGPLSFSTQMDLLPFVVVLFLLGFFMSLGKAATYKHIPVYYPKHIGSVGGLVGMIGGLGGFILPIIFGIALDLTGIYTSCFAILFALVVFALIWMHLSIQAEAKRPEQVEDAEEDLRPTEEEAKKDRVLEDWNPEDKEFWETRGRAIARQNLWISIPALLLAFAVWMVWSVVVARLPAIGFNFNSAQLFWLAALPGLSGATLRIFYSFMVPIFGGRLWTAVSTASLLVPSIGMGYAVQDPTTPFLIFLVLALLCGLGGGNFASSMANIAFFFPKKEKGHALALNAGLGNLGVSVMQFLVPLAITAGIFGALGGSPQQADDGTLLWMQNAGFIWVPLIIASTAAAWLGMNDIADAKSSFAEQAVIFQRKHNWLMCILYTGTFGSFIGYSAGFPLLTRLQFPDVNALQLVFLGPLVGALSRAGSGWLADKYGGARVTFWTFVGMMLAVLGVIYFIANNEAAGAFWGFFTCFMALFFLTGVGNASTFQMIPVIMGKEIPHLIPSLNSEEQKRQIDRESAAIIAFTSAIAAYGAFFIPKAYGTSIEVTGGPLAALWGFLIFYLICLVITWRFYSSRYGLLYDVERGSCNN, encoded by the coding sequence ATGGCTTCACTACCTGCCGCCTCCCGGCCCGATCAGGTTCAGGCATTGAGCCTGAGCACCATCGCCTTTACCGCCTGCTTTGCGGTGTGGACGATTTTCTCGATCATTGGTATTGCGATTAAAGAAGAGCTGGGCATCAGCGAATCCGAGTTCGGCCTCCTTATTGCAACCCCGGTCCTCACAGGCTCTGTCACCCGCCTAATTCTTGGCATATGGACAGAACGCTATGGTGGCCGCCTTGTCTTCACCCTGCAAATGCTGCTCACCGCTCTTTCCACCTGGCTGCTGACATTCGCCTCTACCTATCCAATGTATCTGCTGACCGCCTTGGGGATTGGCTTGGCCGGAGGCTCATTTATTATCGGGGTTACTTATGTCGCGAGTTGGTTTGAGCCCGAGCGACAGGGCACCGCTCTGGGCATTTTTGGCGCAGGTAATGTGGGCGCTGCCGTTACCAAGTTTGTAGCCCCCTTTATCCTGGTGGCCTTCGGTTGGCATATGGTGGCCTATATCTGGGCCGCTGCGTTGGCGCTGATGGCGGTCACTTTTTTTGTATTCGCTAAGGATGAACCCCAGTGGGTGGCGCAGAAGAAATCTGGCAAGCCAGTGCCCTCATTTGCAGAGCAATTCAAGCCTTTGGAAGATATTCGTGTTTGGCGATTTTCTCTGTACTACTTCTTTGTATTCGGCGGTTTTGTCGCCCTGGCACTGTGGACCCCCAATTACCTGATTGAAGTCTACGAAGTGGATGTGCGCACTGCTGGCATCTGCGCCGCAGCCTTCTCTCTATCGGCATCACTATTTCGCGCTTATGGGGGACATCTCTCTGACCGTCACGGCGCGCGGACCATAATGTACTGGACCTTTGGTTTCTCCCTGTTACTACTGCTGATGCTGTCTTACCCGCCCACCCAGTACATTATCACTACTAAAAATGGGCCACTGAGTTTCAGTACCCAGATGGACCTATTGCCATTTGTAGTGGTGCTCTTCCTGCTCGGCTTCTTTATGAGCCTGGGCAAAGCGGCAACTTATAAACACATCCCGGTTTATTACCCCAAGCATATCGGTTCCGTCGGTGGACTAGTGGGAATGATCGGGGGGTTGGGCGGCTTCATACTGCCGATTATTTTTGGCATCGCATTAGATTTAACAGGTATTTACACCAGTTGCTTCGCAATCCTCTTTGCCCTGGTCGTATTCGCCTTAATCTGGATGCATTTGTCGATTCAAGCTGAGGCCAAGCGCCCAGAACAGGTTGAAGATGCTGAAGAAGATCTGCGCCCAACGGAGGAAGAAGCCAAAAAAGATCGGGTCCTGGAAGACTGGAACCCAGAGGACAAAGAATTTTGGGAAACCCGAGGCCGCGCCATTGCACGGCAGAACTTATGGATCTCTATCCCGGCCTTGCTTCTCGCATTTGCGGTGTGGATGGTCTGGTCAGTAGTGGTGGCGAGATTGCCTGCGATCGGCTTTAACTTTAACTCCGCCCAATTATTCTGGCTTGCCGCCCTACCCGGCCTGTCTGGCGCCACATTGAGAATATTTTATAGCTTTATGGTGCCCATCTTCGGCGGAAGGCTGTGGACCGCAGTATCCACAGCATCCCTATTGGTGCCGTCAATTGGCATGGGTTATGCCGTGCAGGACCCAACCACACCATTCCTGATTTTCCTGGTATTGGCCCTGCTTTGCGGTTTGGGCGGGGGCAACTTCGCCTCCTCAATGGCAAATATTGCTTTCTTCTTCCCGAAAAAGGAAAAGGGCCATGCTCTGGCACTGAATGCAGGGCTCGGTAACCTGGGCGTATCGGTGATGCAGTTTCTGGTACCCCTGGCGATCACTGCGGGCATTTTCGGCGCGCTGGGTGGCAGTCCACAACAGGCGGATGATGGCACCTTGCTATGGATGCAGAATGCAGGCTTTATTTGGGTCCCGCTGATTATTGCTTCCACGGCGGCCGCCTGGCTGGGTATGAATGACATCGCAGATGCAAAGTCCAGCTTTGCAGAACAGGCTGTTATTTTCCAGCGCAAGCACAACTGGTTGATGTGCATCCTCTATACCGGCACATTTGGTAGCTTTATTGGATACTCCGCTGGATTTCCGTTGCTGACACGGCTGCAGTTTCCGGATGTTAATGCGTTACAGCTGGTATTTTTAGGGCCATTGGTGGGGGCCCTGAGCCGTGCTGGTAGTGGCTGGCTAGCGGATAAATACGGGGGCGCCAGGGTTACCTTCTGGACCTTTGTCGGAATGATGCTTGCAGTACTCGGGGTAATTTACTTTATTGCCAACAATGAAGCAGCCGGGGCTTTCTGGGGATTCTTCACCTGCTTTATGGCCCTGTTCTTCCTCACCGGGGTCGGCAATGCCTCAACATTCCAAATGATTCCAGTGATTATGGGCAAAGAGATCCCACACCTTATACCCAGCTTGAACAGTGAGGAACAGAAACGCCAGATCGACCGCGAGAGTGCTGCCATAATTGCTTTCACCAGTGCCATCGCAGCTTATGGAGCTTTTTTTATTCCCAAGGCGTACGGAACATCCATAGAGGTTACCGGTGGCCCCTTGGCGGCACTGTGGGGATTCCTTATCTTTTACCTGATTTGCCTGGTCATCACCTGGCGCTTCTATTCTTCAAGGTATGGCTTACTTTACGACGTAGAGCGCGGTTCCTGCAATAATTGA
- a CDS encoding peptidylprolyl isomerase produces the protein MKAQYEQRQRHTVYRTAPSPTGAKLQDPVLPSACEVGGCGYGPDVEHTPMPAFAEVRVNGVEITAEEIAREMQYHPAPEGEIAWHQAARALAIRELLQQVIASRRHKGQRQNDTDNPNDTEENTEISALLERELPAAHVTEEECRRYYDGHIHRFRTPDLFEAAHILIEPIEDTDSGRLQAEQQARQLTSELGDDAESFAAAARELSGCPTAQQDGSLGQVRRGELDRAVQQALEALAEGCTGREPVQSRFGWHVVRLHRRIPGQTLPFELARKKILDMLEARAWVTSASRFIGELARTANIEGVQLDLNASTTESPAS, from the coding sequence GTGAAGGCTCAATATGAGCAAAGACAACGCCATACAGTATATCGAACTGCCCCCTCTCCTACTGGGGCAAAGCTCCAAGACCCCGTATTACCATCTGCCTGCGAGGTCGGCGGTTGCGGTTATGGTCCAGACGTTGAACACACACCGATGCCTGCCTTTGCCGAGGTGCGAGTCAATGGAGTAGAGATTACAGCCGAGGAGATTGCGCGGGAGATGCAATATCACCCAGCCCCAGAGGGCGAAATCGCTTGGCACCAAGCGGCAAGGGCTCTGGCTATTAGGGAACTTCTGCAGCAGGTTATCGCCAGCAGACGTCACAAAGGACAGAGACAAAACGATACCGACAATCCCAATGACACGGAAGAAAATACAGAAATAAGTGCTTTACTGGAGCGGGAACTACCCGCAGCCCACGTCACTGAAGAGGAATGCCGCCGCTATTACGATGGGCATATCCATCGTTTCCGCACGCCTGACTTATTTGAGGCCGCTCATATCCTGATTGAACCCATCGAAGATACCGACAGTGGTCGGCTGCAGGCAGAGCAGCAGGCTCGACAGCTCACCAGCGAATTAGGCGACGATGCAGAGAGCTTTGCCGCAGCCGCTCGGGAATTATCCGGCTGTCCAACAGCCCAGCAGGATGGCTCACTGGGCCAGGTTCGCCGTGGCGAGCTGGATCGGGCTGTACAACAGGCCCTGGAAGCGCTGGCAGAGGGATGCACTGGGCGGGAACCGGTACAGAGCCGTTTCGGCTGGCATGTGGTGCGCCTGCATCGCCGGATTCCCGGGCAGACACTGCCATTTGAGTTGGCCAGGAAAAAAATCCTCGACATGCTGGAAGCGCGCGCTTGGGTAACATCGGCCTCAAGGTTTATTGGTGAACTGGCGCGCACTGCCAATATAGAGGGCGTACAACTCGATTTAAATGCATCGACGACTGAGAGCCCAGCATCATGA
- the narI gene encoding respiratory nitrate reductase subunit gamma codes for MHSVINYLLFGWYPYVALTVLVLGSIIRFDKGQYSWRSQSSQFLRRKQMMLGSNLLHLGILILFFGHFVGLLTPIGVFDYFGVSHSFKQLMALIVGGLAGIAGFIGCSILLHRRLYYARIRHSSSVGDILVLVLIWLQLFIGLATTIWTMDHLSGKEMVLFMGWAQGILTFTPSASELIINTQLVYKIHIVLGLTLFLITPFTRLVHIWSAPFAYVLRPGYQIVRSRRLARKSTTPIPDPTAPQPTSSAPK; via the coding sequence ATGCACAGCGTCATCAACTACTTATTATTTGGTTGGTACCCATATGTGGCCCTTACCGTACTGGTACTCGGTAGCATCATTCGCTTCGACAAAGGCCAATACAGCTGGCGATCACAATCTTCACAGTTCCTGCGCCGCAAGCAGATGATGCTGGGGTCCAACCTGCTCCATCTGGGAATCCTGATTCTGTTTTTCGGCCACTTTGTTGGCTTACTGACTCCTATTGGGGTATTTGATTATTTTGGAGTAAGCCATAGTTTCAAGCAGTTAATGGCACTGATCGTTGGCGGCCTTGCCGGAATTGCCGGATTTATTGGCTGCAGCATACTGTTACATCGTCGGCTCTATTACGCTCGCATCCGCCACAGCTCTTCGGTCGGTGACATCCTGGTCCTTGTGCTGATCTGGCTGCAGCTATTTATCGGACTGGCCACGACCATCTGGACCATGGATCACCTGAGCGGTAAGGAAATGGTATTATTTATGGGCTGGGCTCAGGGCATACTCACGTTTACTCCCTCTGCCTCTGAGCTGATTATCAATACCCAGCTCGTCTACAAGATACACATTGTGCTCGGGCTGACACTATTCCTGATTACCCCCTTTACACGATTGGTGCACATCTGGAGTGCGCCCTTTGCCTATGTGTTGCGCCCCGGATACCAAATAGTGAGATCGCGAAGACTCGCTCGCAAAAGTACGACGCCGATACCTGATCCGACCGCACCTCAACCGACAAGCTCAGCACCCAAGTGA